AGTTTATACAAAGAAAAAGTCGGATTCTGAATAACTAATAAGATCATTTGTAGGTATGCTTGCAAATACATAAAAGGACAGCTATCAGCATGTGTGTTAATTCAACCTTCCACATGCACCAACAAGTACAGGCCAAGGTAGAAGTGATTAAGCTGGAACTTGGCCACTTATGTATGGGGTCAAATTGGACAGTGAACCTGATGCTCTGTGCTAAGGCAAAGTGGGAAAGGACTTACTAAcaatctctccccctccctctctcgcCCCGTTTAACTGCAACCACTATTAATCCTCTGCTCAGACACCTCCAACAATGAGCCTCATTATACAGTTGCACGTAAATATGTGCATTTTACTTGCCTTGAAatagaaagtatatatatattaatagatatGGCAGTCATGATCATTACACCCACCTAAAGATGTGTAAAGGTACAGCTTTTAGGAGGGGTATCTAAAAGATAGAACAGGACACATCTCAAAGGGGGTACCGTTGACTTTCTCTGCACCCAGCCCCAACCCTACCTTGCAAAGCACAAGGGGCTGTAAATGCAACTCAATATACGGGCACAAGTTTTACACAAAATgcataactctaaatgaggtcgtACGTTTACAGATAAACTACCAAGAGCACAGGTCAAATAATCACTGGTTCAAATCCTTGTGAGATCTCGTATACTGCCAATTATTTATACACAAAGACATGCATAACAACTGCTGACTGTCCAAGTGGTCAGAGTACAAATAACAGCTTTGGGATCGCATACCTTTCTCTCCTGGGAATGGCTCTGGTCAATGTCTGTCTGTCGGTCTTTGGATTTTGGTCCTGCATGAGCAGTGACAGTACCCTAGAAATAAAATGACAAACATTTGAAAACTAGATGGTGTGGTACAGCTGGTGTTCGTAGTAAGTATAAGCTGGCGGCTGTAGTAGTGTACAGACTGCAGATGAGGTGGATAGAGTCTTCGAAAACTCCACCCACACACCCCCATCCccaaagaaaaatgtagaaaaacatgTAGATATGTTGATTATGATTAAGACACTGGGAATGCAGTGAATAGAGCATGTTATACTCATCCGAACACATCAATTAAGAGATCTGTGAGTCTCTCACCTGTAAATGAACATAATGATTGTCTCTGCACTGAATCCTCTCATATTCACAGTGCACGTCTTCCACAGGATCAGCAGATGGTTGATGCATGATAGGTGGTGGTGGCAGAGGTCGGTCCTGGATGCTACCCTTGCGGTGTGAAGCAGGGGATGCGGTGGGTATTGCAGGAAGTGGACGGCGGGAAAGGCTTTCACTGGAAGAGAGTCGTGGTCGTGGGAAAAGAAGGCCAGCATTGGTACTTGCCAGTGCTACAATAAACCCACTCTGCTCCTGAATTAAATCAAGCAATGATATCCCAGTACTTTCCTCCTGTAGTGCCTGCAAAGCATGCTCCAATTGTTCTAGGTGTCCTGAGAGTTCCCGATGCAGTGAGGGATCTGAGGCTTGGCAAGAGTGGAGAAGAACAACCTGTGCCAAGCCAACAAAGTCTTTTAGGGCTTCCACCCCCTGATTTTCAGAGCATCCTCTTCTCACACTTTCATCTAACCCATCCCCCATAAGTACCATCGTCCTTTGCAGTTCTTGGTGCAGCATTCTCAATGCTTCCACAGTGCAAAGGCCATCATTACGTGGATCCCTAGACAAGAGGGATGGCAGACTGGACTCCCGACTCCCTGCAGAATCTGCCGATCGAGCACTGCCGGTACTGGATATGGAAAGCCGATGGGTCAGAGGCGGTTCAAGAGTTTCTGGTAGATGACCACAACTAAGAATATCTTCAGGTGCTTCATACAGATTTTGAAGTCCCGACACCCGCTTTAAATTTGAAGGCATGGAATAAATCCCCTCGTCTTCCTCAATCTCCTCTACAGTCACATTTTGGAACGTTGGTGGCACATCATATATATCTTCTGCAATCTCAGGTTGTGGGGCAGCCGCATTTTTCACTCGCAACACAGGACTGTCGTACGTTTCAGATACAGACTGTACATCCCTTAGCAATGCTGATGGCATGTCATAAACCTGCAGGACATGGACAGGGAGTTGGAAACACAATTGTTTATTTCATACAAGAAAACAGGTTGTAAAGCTTGCAGAAAGAGTGCTGCACATAACCTACGTATAGTATTGGAAGATCACCACATGATAAATCACTAGTTATTAATTTATACCTGAAATATTCAAGTGTCCTCACCTCCTGTGGGCATGGTTGAGATTTCTCAATCTGACGTGGAGAGTTGTAGATGTCATCCTGAGATGTGGTAGGTGATGAGATGCAGAGGCGTGCAATAGATGGTACCTGATATACCTAAAAAGGGGGGCGACAATGAGTCTTCAGAGCTTTACCTGCCATGTAACCTACCTATGACTTTCCATTATATTTCTCTCACCTCAGAGCATGACAGAATCTGTGGCTTATCCTTGAAGTTTTCTAGTTTCTCTACTGGGTTTTGGGACTCTGAGTTCACTATAGTAGCTCCAAGAAGACGGGGTGCCTGGTATTCACTTTCCTgcgtgtctgtctctgtctctgggAGAAGTCTTAATCTGTTTCCAGGAGCAATTCCTTGTTTCCCCCTAAGAGAACAACGCCACCATCCACCAAGAGAAGGAGCATCTCTTTCCAGAACCAACATTACGTCACCTCGGCAGAAGCTAAGCTCTTCAGGGCTCTCGGCTGCATTATCATACAAGGCCTGTGCCAGCTGCGCCTTAAGGGAAGATAAATATAAAGTATGTTCAGACCAAGGACAGCAATCGGGAAAACAGTTTACTACAAAAGTATAAAAGCCAACCTTTTATGTTCAAACTGAATGACAGATCTTAGTTCACTACAATCACACATGAGTTCACAGGTACTGTTGACATGAACCCCAACGCAAATataccaattaaaaaaaaaaaaatgtactgctgTCATTTTCAGCAACTTTTTGGAACAAGTGACAATTGCTTCCCAGGACGATTTACAGAAATATCCAATGTTGTTCATCCTCAATTATGTGCATATAGAGCACACCATTATAATATTAGGTAAAGTACTACAGTTCAACAATGTCAgtagctgcagtatttgttttaatGTGTAAGTGCTGGCAATTAAACAAACCTTTCCATCCAAAATCTTATTTACCATTTGCATTGATGCATACTCTGGTTCATTAACATAACTTAAATTGCACCATTAATCAAGAGACATCTATAACTACAAAGAGGCTCATCATCCCATAGACAGACAAACTAGCAAAGATGATTAtagtaagaaaaaatatatatactataacacgGAGTGATAGTGACTTAATTGATTTGCCAAACGCAAGATGCCAAATTTGGCAGTTAAAGTCAGATACACACCGCATCACAGTCACTGCTAGACCCTATTATGTTTAGAATCAAGTAGAGACAGACAgtcatgcacacacacaaaacgaaataaaacaaaatcaaacatgtCAAAAACTCCTGTACAGAGGCATTGCAAAACAAGAAAACTTAATCATAAACGACAGTTGATCAATTATCACTGCACAATAAGCATGAccaaaagttaatccagattgaaaaaaaataaaaaggggaattTAATTTAGAAGACTAGCATCATAATCCAGAACaagatggagaaaaaaaaaaatgagaaaattaaaaaaaatccaaccCAGATTACAGTCTCCTCTAGTTTAGAAGCAGACACTTTGTGTCTTTTTCTATggtttctaaaacaaaaaaaaacaaaaaaccatatGCACAGTAATATAGCAGAAATCTGGGATACTCACAATTCAGACACGACAGTTACATCAACATACAGATGCTCAATTTGAAAGAGCTTCAGTCCACAAAT
The Mixophyes fleayi isolate aMixFle1 chromosome 1, aMixFle1.hap1, whole genome shotgun sequence DNA segment above includes these coding regions:
- the EFS gene encoding embryonal Fyn-associated substrate isoform X2, with product MPAQLAQALYDNAAESPEELSFCRGDVMLVLERDAPSLGGWWRCSLRGKQGIAPGNRLRLLPETETDTQESEYQAPRLLGATIVNSESQNPVEKLENFKDKPQILSCSEVYQVPSIARLCISSPTTSQDDIYNSPRQIEKSQPCPQEVYDMPSALLRDVQSVSETYDSPVLRVKNAAAPQPEIAEDIYDVPPTFQNVTVEEIEEDEGIYSMPSNLKRVSGLQNLYEAPEDILSCGHLPETLEPPLTHRLSISSTGSARSADSAGSRESSLPSLLSRDPRNDGLCTVEALRMLHQELQRTMVLMGDGLDESVRRGCSENQGVEALKDFVGLAQVVLLHSCQASDPSLHRELSGHLEQLEHALQALQEESTGISLLDLIQEQSGFIVALASTNAGLLFPRPRLSSSESLSRRPLPAIPTASPASHRKGSIQDRPLPPPPIMHQPSADPVEDVHCEYERIQCRDNHYVHLQGTVTAHAGPKSKDRQTDIDQSHSQERKAEICPEPSEDDQHLLRFYASQSHGHLNTLQACVGTFLGSASSQPPRVFVGHGKQLVIAAHKLVFIGDTLGRLLSCSQLQAKLAGEGGALCQALKEVVLATKEAAALYPSPVALKAMAVSVSVLRTCAHSFTDLLQKLAS
- the EFS gene encoding embryonal Fyn-associated substrate isoform X1, with translation MFCSLKAIGAYSRMGERHDRAQLAQALYDNAAESPEELSFCRGDVMLVLERDAPSLGGWWRCSLRGKQGIAPGNRLRLLPETETDTQESEYQAPRLLGATIVNSESQNPVEKLENFKDKPQILSCSEVYQVPSIARLCISSPTTSQDDIYNSPRQIEKSQPCPQEVYDMPSALLRDVQSVSETYDSPVLRVKNAAAPQPEIAEDIYDVPPTFQNVTVEEIEEDEGIYSMPSNLKRVSGLQNLYEAPEDILSCGHLPETLEPPLTHRLSISSTGSARSADSAGSRESSLPSLLSRDPRNDGLCTVEALRMLHQELQRTMVLMGDGLDESVRRGCSENQGVEALKDFVGLAQVVLLHSCQASDPSLHRELSGHLEQLEHALQALQEESTGISLLDLIQEQSGFIVALASTNAGLLFPRPRLSSSESLSRRPLPAIPTASPASHRKGSIQDRPLPPPPIMHQPSADPVEDVHCEYERIQCRDNHYVHLQGTVTAHAGPKSKDRQTDIDQSHSQERKAEICPEPSEDDQHLLRFYASQSHGHLNTLQACVGTFLGSASSQPPRVFVGHGKQLVIAAHKLVFIGDTLGRLLSCSQLQAKLAGEGGALCQALKEVVLATKEAAALYPSPVALKAMAVSVSVLRTCAHSFTDLLQKLAS